In the genome of Corallococcus exiguus, one region contains:
- a CDS encoding NUDIX hydrolase — protein sequence MNEGHPWRGDWPARLYERVREFGYNSLTAFAEARPTASLVELAEALGKEDIAGVQVFKGLVEEAEKAHQLTRLVRSQFVRELSEGLPNGWPPVMDDENRIEVAMVLGSWFGFTPVTHLARVEQVMEALRANPPPPGWRPLGPDDELLRTLLPDEEA from the coding sequence ATGAACGAAGGTCATCCCTGGCGTGGCGATTGGCCTGCGCGGCTATATGAGCGGGTCCGAGAGTTCGGTTACAACTCCTTGACCGCTTTCGCGGAGGCACGTCCTACGGCCTCATTGGTTGAGCTGGCCGAGGCGCTGGGCAAGGAAGACATCGCAGGGGTGCAGGTGTTCAAGGGGCTGGTCGAGGAGGCCGAAAAAGCCCATCAGCTCACCCGCTTGGTGCGCAGTCAGTTCGTTCGTGAATTGTCCGAGGGACTCCCCAACGGCTGGCCGCCCGTGATGGATGACGAAAACCGAATCGAGGTCGCCATGGTGCTCGGGTCCTGGTTCGGTTTCACTCCCGTGACGCATCTGGCTCGCGTCGAGCAGGTCATGGAAGCACTTCGCGCGAATCCGCCCCCGCCCGGCTGGCGTCCGCTCGGTCCTGACGACGAACTGCTCCGCACGCTTTTGCCTGACGAAGAAGCCTGA